One Lachnospiraceae bacterium C1.1 genomic region harbors:
- a CDS encoding glycosyltransferase family 2 protein → MDKISAIVPCYNEQESIPLFYEEFIKSTAEMKDVEFELIFVDDGSKDDSLKEMKELAEKDARVRYISFSRNFGKEGAIYAGLKNSTGDYVVMMDADLQDPPSLLPEMYDVVKNQGYDSVATRRVTRKGEPPIRSFFARMFYKIMNHISQADMVDGARDYRLMSRKFVNALLDMSEYNRFSKGLFGWVGFKTKWLEYENVERVAGETKWSFWKLFKYSLEGIVAFSTFPLTLSSLIGCICFFVSIISMIFIIARRLYFGDPVAGWASTVTIVVFIAGIQLLCMGILGLYLSKTYLETKRRPIYIVSQTNCEEK, encoded by the coding sequence ATGGATAAGATTTCAGCAATAGTACCCTGTTATAACGAGCAGGAAAGTATACCGCTTTTTTATGAAGAATTTATTAAATCGACAGCAGAAATGAAAGATGTCGAATTTGAGCTTATTTTTGTTGATGACGGCTCAAAAGATGATTCGCTTAAGGAAATGAAAGAACTTGCAGAAAAAGATGCGAGAGTCAGATATATATCATTCTCGAGAAATTTTGGAAAAGAAGGCGCCATATACGCAGGTCTTAAAAATTCCACCGGAGATTACGTGGTAATGATGGACGCAGATCTGCAGGATCCGCCGTCACTCCTTCCGGAGATGTACGATGTCGTGAAAAACCAGGGCTACGATTCAGTCGCAACCCGCAGGGTCACAAGAAAAGGTGAACCCCCGATACGTTCATTCTTCGCAAGAATGTTTTATAAGATAATGAATCATATTTCGCAGGCAGACATGGTAGATGGTGCAAGAGATTACCGTCTCATGAGCAGAAAATTTGTAAATGCACTGCTTGATATGAGTGAATACAACCGCTTTTCGAAAGGACTTTTCGGCTGGGTCGGATTTAAGACCAAATGGCTGGAATACGAAAATGTAGAAAGAGTTGCAGGCGAGACAAAATGGTCATTCTGGAAGCTCTTTAAGTACAGCCTTGAAGGAATAGTTGCATTCTCAACATTCCCGCTGACCCTTTCGTCACTCATTGGCTGCATTTGCTTCTTTGTATCGATAATATCAATGATATTCATCATTGCAAGAAGGCTCTATTTCGGAGATCCTGTTGCAGGCTGGGCTTCAACAGTGACCATCGTAGTTTTCATAGCCGGAATCCAGCTCCTTTGCATGGGAATACTCGGACTTTATCTTTCAAAGACCTATCTCGAAACCAAGAGAAGACCGATATATATCGTATCGCAGACCAATTGCGAGGAAAAATAA
- a CDS encoding transcription termination/antitermination NusG family protein, with product MWYVIRVKSGDEQKLKSMIESRLEKEYYRDCIIPVYESVRRRKEKCLIMLCRLLPGYILIDTDNPMEVDKALKRIPYFTEILGSRENKESEKTFIPIGKEDEEFLKSILDDGVMHVSYVHLSKTNRIDKVIGPLKNYYKYITKMEYRHRYATIEAEIFGKKRIINFGLWGDGDPRLPWLEERKKDLEEPLADNSYQLDTDLLIHVGDRIMYPEVYGDRIFTVDYINQSSKIIHSTISMFGCERKIEMFAEDVKKIS from the coding sequence ATGTGGTATGTGATAAGAGTAAAAAGTGGTGATGAGCAGAAATTGAAGTCTATGATAGAAAGCAGGCTTGAGAAAGAATATTACAGGGATTGTATCATTCCAGTTTATGAAAGTGTCAGGCGGAGAAAAGAAAAGTGTCTGATCATGTTATGTCGGCTTTTGCCGGGATATATTTTGATAGATACCGACAATCCAATGGAAGTAGATAAAGCTTTGAAAAGAATTCCCTATTTTACGGAGATACTTGGAAGCAGAGAAAATAAAGAGTCTGAGAAAACCTTTATACCGATTGGTAAAGAAGATGAAGAATTCTTGAAAAGCATTCTTGATGATGGTGTCATGCATGTGAGCTATGTTCACCTGTCAAAAACAAATCGTATAGACAAAGTTATCGGGCCGTTAAAAAATTATTATAAATATATAACAAAGATGGAATATAGACATCGTTATGCAACTATAGAAGCAGAGATATTTGGAAAGAAAAGAATAATAAATTTTGGACTATGGGGCGACGGAGATCCCCGCCTGCCATGGCTGGAGGAAAGAAAAAAGGATTTAGAAGAGCCATTAGCGGATAACAGTTATCAATTGGATACTGATCTACTTATACATGTAGGTGACAGGATCATGTATCCGGAAGTCTACGGCGACAGGATCTTTACAGTAGATTACATAAATCAGTCTAGTAAAATAATCCATTCAACAATAAGTATGTTTGGATGTGAAAGAAAGATTGAAATGTTTGCAGAGGATGTTAAGAAGATAAGTTAA
- a CDS encoding desulfoferrodoxin family protein — translation MIFCRCQKCGNFVTFIGDKTACTPKCCGEEMKILKANSTDGANEKHVPDVKIDGDKVCVQVGSVMHPALAEHHIVFICLETENGCQMHYITPGDEPKTEFLLNGEKAVAVYEYCNLHGLWVKEL, via the coding sequence ATGATATTCTGCCGTTGTCAGAAATGCGGCAACTTCGTAACCTTTATTGGCGACAAAACAGCCTGTACACCCAAGTGCTGCGGCGAAGAAATGAAGATTCTAAAGGCCAATTCTACCGATGGTGCTAATGAGAAGCATGTTCCCGATGTTAAGATCGACGGCGACAAGGTCTGTGTACAGGTGGGCTCTGTTATGCATCCCGCCCTTGCAGAGCATCATATTGTTTTCATATGCCTCGAAACAGAAAACGGATGCCAGATGCACTATATTACCCCCGGCGACGAGCCTAAGACTGAATTTCTCCTGAATGGCGAGAAAGCCGTTGCTGTTTATGAATATTGCAACCTCCACGGTCTTTGGGTTAAGGAGCTTTAA
- a CDS encoding transposase → MNILQKIFTDYYETIIFTMKPRSSVIENIDKMINCGNPDFGGAMYGCPDCGKLKFVPFRCHSRFCPSCGNKYSMERTTNMSFKLIKVNHRHCVFTIAEDLRIYFLQDRSLLNCLFHAVNSVISHMFRKINKSKNFTPGFIMVLHTFGRDLKWNPHIHCLISEGGYSDNGEWRNVTHFNYKLLRSSFQTALLNELEPYLGSSFKKVKAACYDKNKQGFYVYAKPNKCNPTTVIKYIGRYLGRPVIATSRIDKYDGDYVTFHYNRHEDDKYVEETIPATEFIERLIRHIPEKHFKMIRYGGIYARHRDIDKNLNRAISKEKHSFLRGFNKWRTAQLSAFGYDPLKCDCGSTMLFLELYFNHKRVSLEELYEKAMSKSRGLRSSA, encoded by the coding sequence ATGAACATACTGCAAAAAATCTTTACCGACTACTATGAAACAATTATTTTCACAATGAAACCTCGCTCATCTGTCATTGAAAACATCGACAAGATGATTAATTGTGGCAATCCAGACTTTGGTGGTGCCATGTATGGATGCCCGGATTGCGGAAAACTTAAATTTGTTCCCTTTCGCTGTCACAGCCGCTTTTGTCCTTCATGCGGAAATAAGTATTCCATGGAACGCACCACTAACATGTCCTTCAAGCTGATTAAGGTCAATCATAGACATTGCGTTTTTACCATTGCCGAAGATCTAAGGATTTACTTTTTACAGGATCGTTCTTTACTTAACTGCCTGTTTCATGCTGTTAACAGTGTTATTTCCCATATGTTCCGCAAAATAAATAAATCAAAAAATTTCACTCCCGGTTTTATCATGGTCCTGCACACTTTCGGACGTGATCTAAAATGGAATCCGCATATTCACTGTCTAATATCTGAAGGCGGTTACAGTGACAACGGCGAATGGCGAAACGTAACTCATTTTAATTACAAGCTTCTTCGCAGTTCATTTCAAACTGCACTTTTAAATGAATTAGAACCTTATCTTGGCTCTTCCTTTAAGAAAGTCAAAGCTGCCTGTTATGACAAAAATAAACAGGGCTTCTATGTTTATGCCAAGCCCAACAAATGCAACCCTACCACCGTAATTAAATACATTGGACGTTACCTTGGCAGACCCGTCATTGCAACTTCACGTATTGACAAATATGACGGTGATTATGTCACTTTCCACTACAACCGCCACGAAGATGACAAATATGTAGAAGAAACCATCCCTGCAACCGAGTTCATTGAACGTCTGATACGGCATATACCTGAAAAACACTTTAAGATGATACGTTATGGTGGTATTTATGCCCGTCACAGAGACATTGACAAAAATCTTAACCGCGCCATTTCAAAAGAAAAGCACTCATTTCTTCGTGGCTTCAATAAATGGCGTACTGCACAGCTTTCCGCGTTCGGATATGATCCTCTAAAATGCGATTGCGGTTCAACAATGCTGTTCCTGGAACTATATTTTAATCATAAGCGCGTTTCTCTTGAAGAACTATACGAGAAAGCCATGTCCAAGTCTCGTGGATTGCGTTCATCTGCATAA
- a CDS encoding methyl-accepting chemotaxis protein, translated as MALTLETRDFKDDADLLAFLELSKTFNASAENGIYIGFDNGDWVDPSGWVPDADYDCTTRGWYQDGTTHKSFAVGSAYFDMVTNAMVVPISRDITVKDGRHGVAASDFSLAKIMETVTGLKPMGTGKSMLMDGNMIISFYDAEYNGTSVEDHPDDIYIQEIYSVAQKGTSTVVTMKSGKDVIYVDCENVPGTGWTLISTVDQGNILAKLNQFLIICTILAVVMIVVIGFVMRSLIYAIVAKPVKKLTENLMSITDNDFSIEIEERGNDEIGVMNHNMRKFITHMRETLSNMRDVTGQLSQEAGVSRTVADELTEEARKQADSMNQIKETMDGMAHAVTELANDATELANKVSDLTNQGNETNEIMTNLVSKAGEGQNDMRAVTDSMASIAKAMGEVDTAVVSVDESAKKITDIIEMINSIAGQTNLLSLNASIEAARAGEAGKGFAVVADEIGKLANDSANATTEIAAIIGDIAQQIAALSKKSTENVDAIKKSTESVATAEKTFEEIFRNLDNTGTTMKTMISIMGDVNTIATNVAAISEEQSASSEEVSATVDALTASAEQVASKSSDVQNSADAVANGSDAIKDSVSIFKIS; from the coding sequence ATGGCACTGACTCTCGAGACAAGAGATTTCAAAGACGATGCTGATCTGCTGGCTTTCCTCGAATTATCAAAAACCTTTAATGCAAGTGCTGAAAACGGAATATATATAGGTTTTGATAATGGGGACTGGGTTGACCCGAGCGGATGGGTGCCGGATGCGGATTATGACTGTACGACCAGAGGCTGGTACCAGGATGGTACGACGCATAAGAGCTTTGCTGTGGGTTCAGCTTATTTTGATATGGTTACAAATGCAATGGTTGTTCCGATTTCAAGGGATATCACAGTTAAGGATGGCAGACATGGTGTTGCGGCATCAGATTTCTCCCTTGCCAAGATAATGGAAACTGTTACCGGATTAAAGCCGATGGGAACAGGTAAAAGCATGCTCATGGATGGAAATATGATCATTTCGTTCTATGATGCTGAATATAACGGAACATCTGTTGAAGATCATCCGGATGATATTTATATACAGGAGATTTATTCCGTAGCGCAGAAGGGCACATCTACAGTTGTCACAATGAAATCCGGCAAGGATGTGATCTATGTTGACTGCGAAAACGTACCGGGTACAGGATGGACACTTATCTCTACAGTGGATCAGGGCAATATACTTGCAAAACTGAATCAGTTTTTGATAATCTGCACTATATTGGCAGTGGTCATGATAGTTGTGATCGGATTTGTCATGAGAAGCCTGATATATGCGATCGTTGCAAAACCGGTTAAGAAGCTTACGGAGAATCTCATGAGCATCACCGACAATGATTTCTCCATTGAAATAGAAGAACGCGGTAATGATGAAATAGGCGTAATGAACCACAATATGCGAAAGTTCATAACCCATATGAGAGAAACCCTGTCAAACATGAGAGACGTGACAGGACAGCTTTCGCAGGAAGCAGGTGTCAGCAGGACAGTAGCTGATGAACTGACAGAAGAGGCAAGGAAACAGGCTGATTCCATGAACCAGATCAAGGAAACGATGGATGGAATGGCACATGCGGTTACAGAGCTTGCCAATGACGCAACAGAGCTTGCCAATAAGGTCAGCGACCTTACAAATCAGGGTAATGAGACAAATGAGATCATGACGAACCTTGTTTCTAAGGCGGGAGAAGGCCAGAATGACATGAGGGCTGTAACAGACAGCATGGCTTCTATTGCAAAGGCTATGGGCGAAGTTGATACAGCAGTTGTTTCGGTTGACGAGTCGGCAAAGAAGATAACGGATATCATTGAAATGATCAATTCCATAGCTGGTCAGACAAACCTCCTGTCACTGAATGCATCTATAGAAGCAGCCAGGGCTGGTGAGGCCGGCAAGGGATTTGCTGTAGTTGCAGATGAGATCGGAAAGCTTGCAAATGACAGCGCAAATGCCACAACAGAGATAGCTGCGATCATAGGAGATATAGCACAGCAGATTGCTGCACTGTCCAAGAAATCAACTGAAAATGTCGATGCGATCAAAAAGAGCACGGAGTCTGTTGCAACAGCAGAAAAGACATTTGAGGAGATCTTTAGGAATCTTGATAACACCGGTACAACCATGAAGACGATGATCTCGATCATGGGAGATGTAAATACCATAGCAACCAATGTTGCTGCCATATCTGAAGAGCAGTCAGCAAGCTCGGAGGAAGTATCGGCTACAGTGGATGCCCTGACAGCAAGTGCAGAGCAGGTTGCATCAAAGAGTTCGGATGTACAGAACAGCGCAGATGCTGTTGCTAACGGATCTGATGCGATAAAAGATTCTGTGAGCATATTTAAAATTTCATAA
- a CDS encoding transposase, with protein sequence MNILQKIFTDYYETIIFTMKPRSYVIENIDKMINCGNPDFGGAMYGCPDCGKLKFVPFRCHSRFCPSCGNKYSMERTTNMSFKLIKVNHRHCVFTIAEDLRIYFLQDRTLLNCLFHAVNSVISHMFRKINKSKNFTPGFIMVLHTFGRDLKWNPHIHCLISEGGYSDNGEWRNVTHFNYKLLRSSFQTALLNELEPYLGSSFKKVKAACYDKNKQGFYVYAKPNKCNPTTVIKYIGRYLGRPVIATSRIDKYDGDYVTFHYNRHEDDKYVEETIPATEFIERLIRHIPEKHFKMIRYGGIYARHRDIDKNLNRAILKEKHSFLRGFNKWRTSQLSAFGYDPLKCDCGSTMLFLELYFNHKRVSLEELYEKAMSKSRGLHSSA encoded by the coding sequence ATGAACATACTGCAAAAAATCTTTACCGACTACTATGAAACAATTATTTTCACAATGAAACCTCGCTCATATGTCATTGAAAACATCGACAAGATGATTAATTGTGGCAATCCAGACTTTGGTGGTGCCATGTATGGATGCCCGGATTGCGGAAAACTTAAATTTGTTCCCTTTCGCTGTCACAGCCGCTTTTGTCCTTCATGCGGAAATAAGTATTCCATGGAACGCACCACTAACATGTCCTTCAAGCTGATTAAGGTCAATCATAGACATTGCGTTTTTACCATTGCAGAAGATTTAAGGATCTACTTCTTACAGGATCGTACTCTTCTAAATTGCTTGTTCCACGCTGTTAACAGTGTTATTTCCCATATGTTCCGCAAAATAAATAAATCAAAAAATTTCACTCCCGGTTTTATCATGGTCCTGCACACTTTCGGACGTGATCTAAAATGGAATCCGCATATTCACTGTCTAATATCTGAAGGCGGTTACAGTGACAACGGCGAATGGCGAAACGTAACTCATTTTAATTACAAGCTTCTTCGCAGTTCATTTCAAACTGCACTTTTAAATGAATTAGAACCTTATCTTGGCTCTTCCTTTAAGAAAGTCAAAGCTGCCTGTTATGACAAAAATAAACAGGGCTTCTATGTTTATGCCAAGCCCAACAAATGCAACCCTACCACCGTAATTAAATACATTGGACGTTACCTTGGCAGACCCGTCATTGCAACTTCACGTATTGACAAATATGACGGTGATTATGTCACTTTCCACTACAACCGCCACGAAGATGACAAATATGTAGAAGAAACCATCCCTGCAACCGAGTTCATTGAACGTCTGATACGGCATATACCTGAAAAACACTTTAAGATGATACGTTATGGTGGTATTTATGCCCGTCACAGAGACATTGACAAAAATCTTAACCGCGCCATTTTAAAAGAAAAGCACTCATTTCTTCGTGGCTTCAATAAATGGCGTACTTCACAGCTATCCGCATTCGGATATGATCCTTTAAAATGCGATTGCGGTTCAACAATGCTGTTCTTGGAACTATATTTTAATCACAAGCGCGTTTCTCTTGAAGAACTATACGAGAAAGCAATGTCCAAATCTCGTGGATTGCATTCATCTGCATGA